In Halarcobacter bivalviorum, a genomic segment contains:
- the ccoO gene encoding cytochrome-c oxidase, cbb3-type subunit II: MFHWFEQRPFFFAVLVFVFISFAGIIEVIPDFAKQARPTVGTKPYSVLELAGRQVYIKDSCNACHSQLIRPFKSETDRYGMYSLSGEYAYDRPFLWGSKRTGPDLMRVGNYRTTDWHETHMMDPASVVPGTVMPAYPHQFTNIADLDTAYAEAFTVKTVFKTPYDQDLDGDGKIDVELGNYESAIAKAKEDAKAIAADMKNQAVKDAVANGQVPEIVALIAYLNSLK, encoded by the coding sequence ATGTTTCATTGGTTTGAACAAAGACCGTTTTTCTTTGCGGTATTAGTATTTGTATTTATTTCTTTCGCAGGAATTATTGAAGTTATTCCTGATTTTGCTAAACAAGCTAGACCAACTGTTGGTACTAAACCATACAGTGTGTTAGAGTTAGCAGGAAGACAAGTATATATTAAAGATTCATGTAATGCTTGTCACTCACAGTTAATTAGACCATTTAAATCAGAGACTGATAGATATGGTATGTATTCATTATCTGGTGAGTATGCATATGATAGACCATTCTTATGGGGATCAAAAAGAACTGGTCCAGATTTAATGAGAGTTGGAAACTATAGAACAACAGATTGGCATGAGACACATATGATGGATCCAGCTTCAGTTGTACCTGGAACTGTTATGCCAGCATATCCACATCAGTTTACTAATATAGCTGATTTAGATACTGCTTATGCAGAAGCATTTACTGTTAAAACTGTATTTAAAACACCATATGATCAAGACTTAGATGGTGATGGAAAAATTGATGTAGAGTTAGGTAATTATGAAAGCGCTATTGCAAAAGCTAAAGAAGATGCAAAAGCAATTGCTGCTGATATGAAAAACCAAGCTGTAAAAGATGCCGTTGCAAACGGTCAAGTTCCTGAAATTGTTGCATTAATTGCATATTTAAATTCTTTAAAATAA
- the ccoN gene encoding cytochrome-c oxidase, cbb3-type subunit I codes for MQNGSQIEYDYSIAKAFTFATILFGIIGMTIGVILAFQLAFPGLNNLAGEYGTFSRLRPLHTNGVAFGFTLSGIFACWYYIGQRVLKVSLKESPFLMGVAKLHFVLYFITILLAVVTLFMGITTSKEYAELEWPLDILVVVWWVLYGISIFGLIGIRRERTLYISIWYFIAGFIAVAMLYLFNNMEVPTYFVSGYGAWYHSVSMYAGTNDALVQWWYGHNAVGFVFTVPIIAMIYYFLPKESGQNVYSYKLSILAFWGLLFVYLWAGGHHLIYSTVPDWMQTMGSVMSVVLILPSWGSAINMLLTMKGEWQQLQSNTLIKFMILASTFYMLSTIEGPIQSIKSVNAIAHFTDWIPGHVHDGVLGWVVFMIMAALYHMAPRMYGREIYSKSLMDTQFWLQTTGIVLYFTSMWIAGITQGMMWRAYDEYGSLVYSFIDTVTVLQPYYTIRAVGGLMYLIGFFMFAYNMYKTATAGRVLDKEPVNATPVAA; via the coding sequence ATGCAAAACGGTTCACAAATCGAGTACGATTACTCAATTGCAAAAGCCTTTACATTTGCAACAATTCTGTTTGGTATCATTGGTATGACTATTGGTGTTATACTAGCGTTTCAACTTGCATTTCCAGGTTTAAACAACCTAGCAGGTGAATATGGTACTTTCAGTAGATTAAGACCTTTACACACAAATGGTGTTGCTTTTGGTTTTACTCTTAGTGGTATCTTTGCGTGTTGGTATTATATTGGGCAAAGAGTTTTAAAAGTATCTTTAAAAGAGTCTCCATTCTTAATGGGTGTAGCAAAGTTACACTTTGTACTTTACTTCATTACTATTCTTTTAGCTGTAGTTACATTATTTATGGGTATTACAACTTCAAAAGAGTACGCTGAATTAGAATGGCCTTTAGATATTTTAGTTGTTGTTTGGTGGGTATTATATGGTATCTCTATTTTCGGTTTAATTGGAATTAGAAGAGAAAGAACATTATATATCTCAATTTGGTATTTTATTGCTGGGTTTATTGCAGTTGCTATGCTATACCTATTCAATAATATGGAAGTTCCAACATACTTTGTATCTGGTTATGGTGCTTGGTATCACTCTGTATCTATGTATGCAGGTACAAATGATGCATTAGTACAATGGTGGTATGGACACAATGCAGTTGGATTTGTATTTACAGTTCCAATTATTGCTATGATTTATTATTTCTTACCAAAAGAGTCTGGACAAAATGTTTACTCTTATAAATTATCAATCTTAGCTTTCTGGGGTCTATTATTTGTTTACCTATGGGCAGGTGGACACCACTTAATTTACTCTACTGTTCCAGATTGGATGCAAACAATGGGTTCTGTAATGTCAGTTGTATTAATCTTACCATCATGGGGATCAGCAATTAATATGCTTTTAACTATGAAAGGTGAATGGCAACAATTACAATCTAATACTCTGATTAAGTTCATGATTTTAGCTTCAACATTCTATATGTTATCTACAATCGAAGGACCAATTCAGTCTATTAAATCTGTAAATGCAATTGCTCACTTTACTGATTGGATTCCAGGTCACGTACATGATGGTGTTTTAGGATGGGTTGTATTCATGATTATGGCAGCACTATATCACATGGCACCAAGAATGTATGGAAGAGAGATTTACTCTAAATCGTTAATGGATACGCAATTCTGGTTACAAACTACAGGTATTGTATTATACTTTACTTCTATGTGGATTGCAGGTATTACTCAAGGTATGATGTGGAGAGCTTATGATGAATATGGTTCATTAGTATACTCTTTTATTGATACTGTAACAGTACTACAACCATACTATACAATTAGAGCTGTTGGTGGATTAATGTACCTAATTGGATTCTTTATGTTCGCATATAACATGTACAAAACTGCAACAGCAGGTAGAGTACTTGATAAAGAACCAGTAAATGCTACTCCAGTAGCGGCTTAA
- the smpB gene encoding SsrA-binding protein SmpB — protein sequence MAKNKEKNLTFKNKKAYHDYHILETLEAGIMLQGSEVKAIRDSRVNLKDTHIRIIKNEVYVLNMHITHLSTAHTTFRPDERRSRKLLLHRKQIEKLYAKVTKEGVTLIPTKLYFNSKNMVKIEVAVAKGKKLHDKREDLKQKTLKKEASQALKNNY from the coding sequence ATGGCAAAAAATAAAGAAAAAAATTTAACATTTAAAAATAAAAAAGCATATCATGACTATCATATATTAGAGACACTTGAAGCTGGAATTATGCTTCAAGGAAGTGAAGTAAAAGCTATAAGAGATAGTAGAGTTAATTTAAAAGATACACATATTAGAATTATCAAAAATGAAGTTTATGTTTTAAATATGCATATTACACACTTAAGTACGGCACATACGACATTTAGACCAGATGAAAGAAGAAGTAGAAAACTACTTTTGCACAGAAAACAAATAGAAAAATTATATGCAAAAGTGACAAAAGAGGGTGTGACTTTAATACCTACAAAACTATATTTTAACTCTAAAAATATGGTTAAAATTGAAGTAGCTGTGGCAAAGGGTAAAAAGCTACATGATAAAAGGGAAGACTTAAAACAAAAAACATTAAAAAAAGAAGCTTCTCAAGCTTTAAAAAACAACTACTAA
- a CDS encoding 4-(cytidine 5'-diphospho)-2-C-methyl-D-erythritol kinase: MILTKKSYAKVNIFLKIMGKRDNYHELSSRFVRVHSLFDIVSFKKESCTEFTLEGNFGCETKKNTIYKAYLLLKDISAKVEEYFKNHKVIVDKKIPEFAGLGGGSSNAATFMLMVNEECNLGLSKDDLCEIAVKIGADVPFFVYEYDSANVSGIGEKIEKFEEEILDIEVVTPAIMCNTGEIFSAFRDKFYSEFKECEAIKLYKLKSTEILKEHSISEANDLYKPAKSIYKELEKYEKKDWFFSGSGSSFFRINNGKK, translated from the coding sequence ATGATACTTACAAAAAAATCATATGCAAAAGTTAATATTTTTTTAAAAATAATGGGGAAAAGAGATAATTATCATGAATTATCTTCTCGTTTTGTAAGAGTACACTCTTTATTTGATATAGTTAGTTTTAAAAAAGAGAGTTGTACAGAGTTTACATTAGAAGGTAACTTTGGATGTGAAACTAAAAAAAACACTATTTATAAAGCCTACTTATTATTAAAAGATATTTCAGCGAAAGTAGAAGAGTATTTTAAAAATCATAAAGTAATTGTAGATAAAAAGATTCCTGAATTTGCAGGTTTAGGTGGTGGAAGTTCAAATGCTGCAACTTTTATGCTTATGGTAAATGAAGAGTGTAATTTAGGTTTAAGTAAAGATGATTTATGTGAAATTGCAGTAAAAATTGGTGCTGATGTTCCATTTTTTGTTTATGAATATGATAGTGCAAACGTAAGTGGCATTGGTGAAAAAATTGAAAAATTTGAAGAAGAAATTTTAGATATAGAAGTCGTAACACCAGCAATTATGTGCAATACAGGAGAGATATTTTCTGCATTTAGAGATAAATTCTATAGTGAATTTAAAGAGTGTGAAGCGATTAAGCTTTATAAGCTAAAATCAACAGAAATATTAAAAGAACATAGCATAAGCGAAGCAAATGATTTATATAAGCCAGCAAAATCAATCTACAAAGAGTTAGAAAAATATGAAAAAAAAGATTGGTTTTTTAGCGGAAGTGGCAGTTCATTTTTTAGGATAAACAATGGCAAAAAATAA
- the truB gene encoding tRNA pseudouridine(55) synthase TruB: MQKRLYDNKHLNKLIVVHKPMFRSSNSYLNQIKRKYRNKKAGFSGTLDPFACGCLIVAFGQYSKLFQFLKKTPKTYRAVIWLGTTSESLDIENIISIKDEKKLDEKQIEQEIKNLVGVHEYYPPKFSAKKIDGKRAYEMAREGKDVKMKKSSMQIFDTKFISYNHPFITFESTVSEGSYIRSLAQILLESLDAKGTLSYLNRLNEGMFFYENEKELNPLEYLDMEENIYSGEKSYFENGKKISLDFLEKKEEGIYIVKFEEFFSIIQILDNEVKYLLNKVNL; the protein is encoded by the coding sequence ATGCAAAAAAGACTTTATGATAATAAACATTTAAATAAATTAATTGTAGTACATAAACCTATGTTTAGGTCATCAAACTCTTATTTAAATCAAATAAAAAGAAAATATAGAAATAAAAAAGCAGGCTTTTCTGGAACACTTGACCCTTTTGCTTGTGGATGTTTAATTGTTGCTTTTGGACAATACTCTAAACTATTTCAGTTTCTAAAAAAAACCCCTAAAACTTATAGAGCTGTTATTTGGCTTGGCACTACTTCTGAATCTTTAGATATTGAAAATATTATTAGTATAAAAGATGAAAAAAAATTAGATGAAAAACAAATAGAACAAGAGATAAAAAATCTTGTAGGAGTACATGAATATTATCCTCCTAAATTTTCTGCTAAAAAAATTGATGGGAAAAGAGCTTATGAAATGGCTAGAGAAGGAAAAGATGTGAAGATGAAGAAGTCTTCAATGCAGATTTTTGATACGAAATTTATCTCATACAATCATCCTTTTATAACTTTTGAATCTACAGTTAGTGAAGGTTCATATATTAGAAGTTTAGCTCAAATTCTACTTGAAAGTTTAGATGCAAAAGGAACACTCTCATATTTAAATAGATTAAATGAGGGAATGTTTTTTTATGAAAATGAAAAAGAGTTAAACCCTTTAGAGTATTTAGATATGGAAGAGAATATCTATAGTGGTGAAAAAAGCTATTTTGAAAATGGAAAAAAGATTTCTCTTGATTTTTTAGAAAAAAAAGAAGAGGGTATTTATATAGTTAAGTTTGAAGAGTTTTTTAGTATAATCCAAATTTTAGATAATGAAGTAAAATATCTTTTAAATAAGGTAAATCTATGA